In Streptomyces sp. NBC_00448, the following are encoded in one genomic region:
- a CDS encoding carbohydrate kinase family protein: MTVPLPGPPPVPPPPPLPPPPVPALVIGEALTDVLTGAGGERREHPGGSPANVALGLGRLGHPVRLATRIGRDRTGTVLREWLERGGIELLPGSVGDAPTSTATARLRADGTVGYAFDLVWDLAPATVAALRSGPPSHLHIGSIAAALPPGADLVLAAAERSRTRATVSYDPNIRPALLGDRARERARVEHLVEVSDVVKASDEDLGWLYPDQDPDTAAAGWARRGPALVVLTRGARGARAWWRHGHLDVPAPPIRVMDTVGAGDSFMSALVSGLLRRDLLGAGGPSATAATRARLHDATSTGTLTPEVAGALRYAVRAAGITCSRPGAAPPTYEELDRPPA; encoded by the coding sequence ATGACCGTGCCCCTGCCCGGGCCGCCACCCGTACCGCCGCCACCGCCGCTGCCGCCTCCCCCGGTGCCGGCGCTGGTGATCGGTGAGGCGCTGACCGACGTCCTCACCGGTGCGGGCGGGGAGCGGCGGGAGCATCCCGGCGGCAGTCCGGCGAACGTCGCGCTCGGGCTGGGCCGGCTCGGCCACCCGGTGCGGCTCGCCACCCGGATCGGGCGCGACCGCACCGGGACGGTGCTGCGGGAGTGGCTGGAGCGCGGGGGCATCGAGCTGCTGCCCGGGTCCGTCGGCGACGCCCCGACGTCGACGGCCACCGCCCGGCTGCGCGCGGACGGCACCGTCGGCTACGCGTTCGACCTGGTCTGGGACCTCGCGCCGGCGACGGTCGCGGCGCTGCGCTCGGGTCCGCCCTCCCACCTGCACATCGGCTCGATCGCGGCCGCGCTGCCGCCGGGCGCCGACCTGGTGCTGGCGGCCGCCGAGCGGTCCCGGACGCGGGCCACCGTCTCCTACGACCCCAATATCCGCCCGGCGCTGCTGGGCGACCGCGCCCGCGAGCGCGCCCGGGTGGAGCACCTGGTCGAGGTGAGCGACGTGGTGAAGGCCAGCGACGAGGACCTCGGCTGGCTCTACCCGGACCAGGACCCCGACACCGCGGCCGCCGGCTGGGCCCGGCGCGGCCCCGCCCTGGTGGTGCTCACCCGCGGCGCCCGCGGCGCCCGCGCCTGGTGGCGGCACGGTCACCTCGACGTCCCGGCGCCGCCGATCCGCGTGATGGACACCGTCGGCGCGGGTGACTCGTTCATGTCCGCGCTGGTCAGCGGCCTGCTGCGGCGGGACCTGCTCGGCGCCGGCGGCCCGTCCGCGACCGCCGCGACCCGCGCCCGGCTGCACGACGCCACCAGCACCGGCACCCTGACGCCCGAGGTGGCCGGGGCGCTGCGGTACGCGGTACGGGCCGCCGGCATCACCTGCTCCCGGCCCGGGGCCGCCCCGCCGACCTACGAGGAACTGGACCGCCCGCCCGCCTGA
- a CDS encoding zinc-dependent alcohol dehydrogenase family protein: MKAAVISSPGQVGIETVEDPAPGPSEVVVQVAACGLCGTDLHILQGEFAPTLPIVPGHEFAGEVVAVGAGVRDLRTGDRVAVDPSLYCHECHYCRIGRNNLCERWNAIGVTKPGGAAEFAVAPAANCVKLPEHIATRDAALIEPLSCAVRGYDILRSQLATHVLIYGSGTMGLMMMELAKRTGAASVDMVDVNEERLGTARRLGCSATATSADELDQPRGWDVVIDATGNAGAIQDALGRVGKGGTFLQFGVADYAARATIEPYKIYNQEITITGSMAVLHSYERAAELFAGGVLDPEVFISDRLPLVDYAAALQRFQAGVGRKIQVLP; the protein is encoded by the coding sequence GTGAAAGCAGCCGTCATCAGCTCTCCCGGCCAGGTCGGCATCGAGACCGTGGAGGACCCGGCGCCCGGGCCGTCCGAGGTCGTCGTCCAGGTCGCGGCCTGCGGCCTGTGCGGAACCGATCTGCACATCCTGCAGGGGGAGTTCGCGCCGACGCTGCCGATCGTGCCGGGCCACGAGTTCGCCGGCGAGGTCGTCGCGGTCGGCGCCGGGGTGCGCGACCTGCGCACCGGCGACCGGGTCGCGGTGGACCCGTCGCTGTACTGCCACGAGTGCCACTACTGCCGGATCGGCCGCAACAACCTGTGCGAGCGGTGGAACGCCATCGGTGTCACCAAGCCCGGCGGCGCCGCGGAGTTCGCGGTCGCCCCGGCCGCGAACTGCGTCAAGCTCCCCGAGCACATAGCCACCCGCGACGCCGCGCTGATCGAGCCGCTGTCCTGCGCGGTGCGCGGCTACGACATCCTGCGCTCCCAGCTCGCCACCCACGTCCTCATCTACGGCTCGGGCACGATGGGCCTGATGATGATGGAGCTGGCCAAGCGCACCGGCGCGGCGAGCGTGGACATGGTCGACGTCAACGAGGAGCGTCTGGGCACCGCCCGGCGGCTCGGCTGCTCCGCGACCGCCACCAGCGCCGACGAGCTCGACCAGCCGCGCGGCTGGGACGTGGTCATCGACGCCACCGGCAACGCGGGCGCCATCCAGGACGCCCTCGGCCGGGTCGGCAAGGGCGGCACCTTCCTCCAGTTCGGCGTCGCCGACTACGCCGCCCGCGCCACCATCGAGCCGTACAAGATCTACAACCAGGAGATCACCATCACCGGTTCCATGGCGGTGCTGCACAGCTACGAGCGGGCCGCGGAACTGTTCGCCGGCGGGGTGCTCGACCCCGAGGTGTTCATCAGCGACCGCCTGCCGCTGGTGGACTACGCGGCGGCCCTGCAGCGCTTCCAGGCGGGCGTGGGCCGCAAGATCCAGGTCCTGCCGTAG
- a CDS encoding carbohydrate ABC transporter permease: MAATTLDARAAAPVAGIAPRERKERRSRRLLALGAWICGIVFFLPFAWMVLTSFHSEQDAGTNPPKIDAPLTLHGYREFFGSGTGVSPWPPLINSLTASVVSTLLVLVLATPAAYALSIKPVRKWTDAMFFFLSTKMLPVVAGLLPVYLIAKNIGMLDNIWLLVILYTSMNLPIAVWMMRSFLADVPVAIIEAASIDGAGLPTILTRIVAPIVAPGIAATALISFIFSWNELLFARVLTGVTAGTAPVFLTSFVTSQGLFLAKVCAAAVCISLPVLAAGFAAQDKLVQGLSLGAVK, encoded by the coding sequence ATGGCCGCCACCACCCTCGACGCCCGGGCCGCCGCGCCCGTCGCCGGCATCGCGCCGCGCGAGCGGAAGGAACGGCGCTCCCGCCGGCTGCTGGCACTGGGCGCCTGGATCTGCGGGATCGTCTTCTTCCTGCCGTTCGCGTGGATGGTGCTCACCTCCTTCCACAGCGAGCAGGACGCCGGCACCAACCCGCCGAAGATCGACGCCCCGCTCACCCTGCACGGCTACCGCGAGTTCTTCGGCTCCGGCACCGGGGTCAGCCCGTGGCCGCCGCTGATCAACTCCCTCACCGCCAGCGTCGTCTCGACCCTGCTGGTGCTGGTGCTGGCCACCCCGGCGGCGTACGCGCTGTCCATCAAGCCGGTGCGCAAGTGGACCGACGCGATGTTCTTCTTCCTGTCCACCAAGATGCTCCCCGTCGTCGCCGGGCTGCTGCCGGTCTACCTGATCGCGAAGAACATCGGCATGCTCGACAACATCTGGCTGCTGGTCATCCTCTACACCTCGATGAACCTGCCGATCGCGGTGTGGATGATGCGGTCCTTCCTCGCCGACGTGCCCGTCGCGATCATCGAGGCCGCGTCCATCGACGGCGCCGGGCTGCCCACCATCCTGACCAGGATCGTCGCGCCGATCGTGGCGCCAGGCATCGCGGCGACCGCGCTGATCTCGTTCATCTTCAGCTGGAACGAGCTGCTCTTCGCGCGGGTCCTCACCGGCGTCACCGCGGGCACCGCGCCCGTCTTCCTGACCAGCTTCGTCACCAGCCAGGGCCTGTTCCTGGCGAAGGTGTGCGCCGCCGCCGTCTGTATCTCCCTGCCGGTACTCGCCGCCGGGTTCGCCGCCCAGGACAAGCTCGTCCAGGGCCTCTCTCTTGGAGCCGTCAAGTGA
- a CDS encoding carbohydrate ABC transporter permease, with protein sequence MSTPSIIRHRHAPPVVSRSAAGRAPRRPRGAWARRAPLLPALVFMIVVTQLPFVGTLVISFMRWNALDPSDKGFTGLDNYKEEFTDPQLRSALTTTVVLTVTVVLVSLVLGLGLALLMDRKFPGRGAVRTLLITPFLVVPVASALLWKHALYNATYGFINGSLTWIWSLFGSDSAPQPDWLSTSPKLAVEASLIWQWTPFMMLILLAGLQSRPTDVVEAARVDGAGSWDIFRYLTFPHLRRYLELAALLGTVYVVQNFDAVFTLTSGGLGTANLPYAVYSTFYEAHDYGQASAEGVIVVILSIVVATFALRSVSSLLREETH encoded by the coding sequence ATGAGTACTCCGTCGATCATCCGCCACCGCCACGCGCCGCCGGTCGTCTCCCGGTCCGCCGCGGGCCGGGCACCGCGCCGGCCGCGCGGTGCCTGGGCCCGGCGGGCGCCGCTGCTGCCCGCGCTGGTCTTCATGATCGTGGTCACCCAACTGCCCTTCGTCGGCACCCTGGTGATCTCGTTCATGCGCTGGAACGCCCTGGACCCGAGCGACAAGGGCTTCACCGGCCTCGACAACTACAAGGAGGAGTTCACCGACCCGCAGCTGCGCTCGGCGCTGACCACCACGGTCGTGCTGACCGTCACGGTGGTGCTGGTCAGCCTGGTGCTGGGGCTGGGCCTCGCGCTGCTGATGGACCGGAAGTTCCCCGGCCGGGGCGCGGTGCGCACCCTGCTGATCACGCCGTTCCTGGTGGTGCCGGTCGCCTCCGCGCTGCTGTGGAAGCACGCGCTGTACAACGCCACCTACGGCTTCATCAACGGCTCGCTCACCTGGATCTGGAGCCTGTTCGGCAGCGACTCCGCGCCGCAGCCCGACTGGCTGTCGACGTCGCCGAAGCTCGCCGTCGAGGCGTCGCTGATCTGGCAGTGGACCCCGTTCATGATGCTGATCCTGCTGGCCGGCCTGCAGTCCCGCCCCACCGACGTGGTCGAGGCGGCCCGGGTGGACGGCGCCGGCAGCTGGGACATCTTCCGCTACCTGACCTTCCCGCACCTGCGCCGCTACCTGGAGCTGGCCGCGCTGCTCGGCACCGTCTACGTGGTGCAGAACTTCGACGCCGTCTTCACCCTCACCTCCGGCGGCCTGGGCACCGCCAACCTCCCCTACGCCGTCTACAGCACCTTCTACGAGGCCCATGACTACGGGCAGGCGTCCGCCGAGGGCGTGATCGTGGTGATCCTGTCGATCGTCGTGGCGACCTTCGCGCTGCGCTCGGTCTCGTCGCTGCTCAGGGAGGAGACCCACTGA
- a CDS encoding ABC transporter substrate-binding protein, with product MTSSTGSTGAARRLRRRTLPPLALAVSGMLLAAACSGAGGAGGGSGSHSINVLMVNNPQMVDLQKLTAANFTKSTGIKVNFTVLPEDDVRDKITQDFSSQAGQYDVGTISNYEAPIFAKNNWLSPLTSEAKADTAFDQSDILPAMQQSLTYQGQLYAEPFYGESSFLMYRKDVFAAKHLTMPANPTWTQVADLAAKADGAQKGMKGICLRGQPGWGEMIAPLTTVVNTMGGTWFDKDWKAQVDSPAFTKATQFYVDLVRKHGEAGAAQSGFTECLNDLEQSKVAMWYDATSAAGSLEGSGSPVAGKIGYVPAPVEQTKNSGWLYTWAWGVQKASKHQSDAWKFISWASGKGYENLVGKQLGWSRVPAGKRASTYTNPDYVKASSAFATPTLNALKAVDPANPGVQPRPAPGIQFVGIPEFTDLGTQVSQQLSSAIAGRTSVDSALKASQKLAEKVAGKYAGK from the coding sequence ATGACATCCTCCACCGGCTCGACCGGCGCCGCCCGCAGACTGCGCCGCCGTACCCTGCCCCCGCTGGCTCTGGCGGTGTCGGGCATGCTGCTCGCGGCCGCCTGTTCGGGAGCGGGCGGGGCCGGCGGCGGCTCCGGCTCGCACTCCATCAACGTCCTGATGGTCAACAACCCGCAGATGGTCGACCTGCAGAAGCTGACCGCCGCGAACTTCACCAAGTCCACCGGGATCAAGGTGAACTTCACGGTGCTGCCCGAGGACGACGTCCGCGACAAGATCACCCAGGACTTCTCCAGCCAGGCCGGGCAGTACGACGTCGGCACCATCAGCAACTACGAAGCGCCGATCTTCGCCAAGAACAACTGGCTCTCCCCGCTGACGTCCGAGGCGAAGGCCGACACCGCCTTCGACCAGAGCGACATCCTGCCCGCGATGCAGCAGTCCCTGACCTACCAGGGCCAGTTGTACGCCGAGCCGTTCTACGGCGAGTCGTCGTTCCTGATGTACCGCAAGGACGTCTTCGCCGCGAAGCACCTGACCATGCCGGCCAACCCGACCTGGACCCAGGTCGCCGACCTCGCGGCGAAGGCCGACGGCGCGCAGAAGGGCATGAAGGGCATCTGCCTGCGCGGCCAGCCCGGTTGGGGCGAGATGATCGCGCCGCTGACCACCGTGGTGAACACCATGGGCGGCACCTGGTTCGACAAGGACTGGAAGGCGCAGGTGGACAGCCCTGCCTTCACCAAGGCGACGCAGTTCTACGTGGACCTGGTGCGCAAGCACGGCGAGGCCGGCGCCGCGCAGTCCGGGTTCACCGAGTGCCTCAACGACCTGGAGCAGAGCAAGGTCGCCATGTGGTACGACGCCACCTCCGCGGCCGGCTCGCTGGAGGGTTCCGGCTCGCCCGTCGCCGGGAAGATCGGCTACGTGCCCGCGCCGGTGGAGCAGACCAAGAACTCCGGCTGGCTGTACACCTGGGCCTGGGGCGTGCAGAAGGCGAGCAAGCACCAGTCCGACGCGTGGAAGTTCATCTCCTGGGCGTCCGGCAAGGGCTACGAAAACCTGGTCGGCAAGCAGTTGGGCTGGTCCCGGGTGCCGGCCGGCAAGCGCGCCTCGACGTACACCAACCCCGACTACGTCAAGGCGTCCAGCGCCTTCGCCACGCCGACGCTGAACGCGCTGAAGGCCGTCGACCCGGCCAACCCGGGGGTGCAGCCGCGGCCCGCGCCCGGCATCCAGTTCGTCGGGATTCCGGAGTTCACCGACCTGGGCACCCAGGTCTCCCAGCAGCTCTCCTCGGCCATCGCCGGCCGCACCAGCGTGGACAGCGCGCTGAAGGCCAGTCAGAAGCTCGCCGAGAAGGTCGCCGGCAAGTACGCCGGCAAGTGA
- a CDS encoding DeoR/GlpR family DNA-binding transcription regulator produces the protein MRAEERQHRILTLARHHGQVEVTAVASDLAVAPETIRRDLGVLERRGLVRRTYGGAYPVEGAGFETALAERVNLHVADKRRIAAEGVKLLGEAETVFVDEGYTPQLLASLLPRDRPLTVVTASLSTAAAVAESADTTVLLLGGRVRARTLATVGSWACAMLSGFVIDLAFVGSNGISRELGLTTPDPVVADVKAKALEVSRRRVFVGHHSKFGASSFCRFAEVADFEAIVTDTGLSSTEAHRYTLLGPRVFRA, from the coding sequence ATGAGAGCCGAGGAGCGTCAGCACCGCATCCTGACCCTGGCCCGCCACCACGGCCAGGTCGAGGTCACCGCGGTCGCCTCCGACCTCGCGGTCGCCCCGGAGACGATCCGGCGCGACCTGGGCGTCCTGGAGCGCCGCGGCCTGGTGCGCCGCACCTACGGCGGCGCGTATCCGGTCGAGGGCGCGGGGTTCGAGACCGCGCTCGCCGAGCGGGTGAACCTGCACGTCGCCGACAAGCGCAGGATCGCCGCCGAGGGGGTCAAGCTGCTCGGCGAGGCGGAGACGGTGTTCGTGGACGAGGGCTACACACCGCAGTTGCTCGCCTCGCTGCTGCCGCGCGACCGTCCGTTGACGGTGGTCACCGCGTCGCTGTCCACCGCGGCGGCGGTCGCGGAGTCCGCGGACACCACGGTGCTGCTGCTCGGCGGCCGGGTCCGGGCCAGGACCCTGGCGACCGTCGGCTCGTGGGCCTGCGCCATGCTCTCCGGTTTCGTCATCGACCTGGCGTTCGTCGGCTCCAACGGCATCTCCCGTGAACTGGGCCTGACCACACCCGATCCGGTCGTCGCCGACGTCAAGGCCAAGGCGCTGGAGGTCTCGCGCCGGCGGGTGTTCGTGGGCCACCACAGCAAGTTCGGCGCGAGCAGCTTCTGCCGCTTCGCCGAAGTCGCCGACTTCGAGGCGATCGTGACCGACACCGGCCTGTCCAGCACCGAGGCGCACCGCTACACCCTGCTCGGCCCGCGCGTCTTCCGGGCCTGA